The following proteins come from a genomic window of Hymenobacter canadensis:
- a CDS encoding PQQ-dependent sugar dehydrogenase: MTKAPLLLATALFAGLSSATAQNVPPEATPFQMQGNIYLPKKLPATPERVASLKVPAGFTISKYAEGLDAPRMLAQAPNGDLYVSNRVKGTVTLLRDANKDGKVELTQQVAQKPHLHGLALKDGKLYMAAVRELYVADVKPDGTLGELKTLYSDLPDAGQHANRTLQFGPDGQLYLSVGSTCNACDEDNPESATLLQVNTDGSGRRIFATGLRNTIGFDWHPTTKALFGMDHGIDWLGDETQQEEFNQLKQGANYGWPSIIADGKPYPANKPKSGESYEQFDAKAVRPLLLYKAHSAPLGLVFNRSTQLPADYKNSAFVTMHGSWNRAQPSGYKIVRVRFNEQGQPQQFEDFATGWLVENDKSEFGRPCAIVQAADGALLVSDDDNGVIYRIAYAGNPANKNKKRG, from the coding sequence ATGACCAAAGCCCCACTCCTACTTGCTACGGCCCTGTTTGCCGGCCTCAGCTCCGCTACTGCCCAAAACGTGCCACCCGAGGCCACGCCGTTTCAGATGCAGGGCAACATCTATCTGCCCAAGAAGCTGCCCGCCACGCCCGAGCGGGTGGCCAGCCTGAAAGTGCCAGCCGGCTTCACCATCAGTAAGTACGCCGAGGGCCTCGACGCGCCGCGCATGCTGGCCCAGGCCCCGAACGGCGACCTGTATGTAAGCAACCGCGTGAAAGGCACCGTGACACTGCTGCGCGACGCCAACAAAGACGGCAAAGTGGAGCTGACGCAGCAGGTGGCCCAGAAGCCGCATCTGCACGGCCTCGCCCTCAAGGATGGCAAGCTCTACATGGCCGCCGTGCGCGAGCTGTACGTGGCCGACGTGAAGCCCGACGGCACGCTGGGCGAGCTAAAAACCCTCTACTCCGACCTGCCCGACGCCGGCCAGCACGCCAACCGCACCCTGCAGTTCGGGCCCGACGGCCAGCTCTACCTCTCGGTGGGCAGCACCTGCAACGCCTGCGACGAAGACAACCCCGAAAGCGCCACCCTGCTGCAGGTGAACACCGACGGCTCGGGCCGCCGCATCTTCGCTACGGGCCTGCGCAACACCATCGGCTTCGACTGGCACCCGACTACGAAAGCCTTGTTCGGCATGGACCACGGCATCGACTGGCTCGGCGACGAAACCCAGCAGGAAGAGTTCAACCAGCTCAAGCAGGGCGCCAACTACGGCTGGCCGTCCATCATTGCCGACGGCAAGCCCTACCCCGCCAACAAGCCCAAAAGCGGCGAGTCGTATGAGCAGTTTGATGCCAAGGCCGTGCGCCCGCTGCTGCTTTACAAAGCCCACTCGGCGCCGCTGGGGCTGGTATTCAACCGCAGCACGCAGTTGCCCGCCGACTATAAGAACAGTGCTTTCGTGACCATGCATGGCTCCTGGAACCGCGCCCAGCCCTCGGGCTACAAAATCGTGCGGGTGCGCTTCAACGAGCAGGGCCAGCCCCAGCAGTTCGAGGATTTCGCCACGGGCTGGCTGGTGGAAAACGATAAGTCGGAGTTCGGCCGTCCCTGCGCCATCGTACAGGCCGCTGACGGGGCGCTGCTGGTATCCGACGACGACAACGGCGTGATTTACCGCATTGCCTACGCGGGCAACCCCGCCAACAAGAACAAAAAACGCGGTTAA
- a CDS encoding energy transducer TonB — MLRLATLVLLLLMPRLLAAQTANSTALTDSDSSLAGPATSAAAPASPVVPVAPVAPVLYHAADEMPAFPGGASAFQQFLRQKLRYPDEALRRNLSGKVHISFVVDEQGHIIDPKVVRGLGGGLDEEALRLVRIMPWWTPGRVAGQPVRVAYTLPIVFRALE; from the coding sequence ATGCTTCGTCTCGCTACGCTTGTACTTCTGCTCCTGATGCCCCGCCTGCTGGCCGCCCAAACAGCTAACAGCACTGCCCTAACCGATTCCGACTCCAGCCTCGCCGGCCCGGCCACCTCCGCGGCCGCGCCAGCCAGCCCCGTAGTGCCAGTAGCGCCAGTAGCGCCCGTGCTCTACCATGCCGCCGACGAAATGCCAGCGTTTCCCGGCGGCGCGTCGGCGTTTCAGCAGTTTCTGCGCCAGAAGCTCCGCTACCCCGACGAAGCCCTGCGGCGCAATCTGTCGGGCAAGGTGCACATCAGCTTTGTGGTGGATGAGCAGGGCCACATCATCGACCCCAAAGTGGTGCGGGGCCTGGGCGGTGGCCTCGACGAGGAAGCCCTGCGCCTGGTGCGCATCATGCCCTGGTGGACGCCCGGCCGCGTAGCCGGCCAGCCCGTGCGCGTGGCCTACACCCTGCCCATCGTGTTCCGGGCGCTGGAGTAG
- a CDS encoding DUF7010 family protein: MIRKQDFEALRLELSVKAKNGLDFIVAATVVWVAIAFVWAQPNSATQNSFITFMVGAAVLPLAGLLSRAFGTTWKLPHNPLQPLGLWLNFAQLFYFPFLLFVFSRYPQHFIMTYGIITGAHFFPYAWFYQAWPYAFMAGLIPVGCLVLGLRVAAPDLYLIPTFVAGALLVLGGLLVLSYRRNRQAYLLTLPAGQ, translated from the coding sequence ATGATACGCAAACAGGATTTCGAGGCGCTGAGGCTGGAGCTGTCGGTGAAGGCGAAAAACGGGCTGGATTTCATTGTGGCGGCTACGGTGGTCTGGGTGGCTATTGCCTTCGTTTGGGCGCAACCCAACTCCGCCACGCAAAACAGCTTCATCACCTTTATGGTGGGTGCCGCCGTGCTGCCGCTGGCCGGGCTGCTGTCTAGGGCATTTGGCACCACTTGGAAGCTGCCGCACAATCCGCTGCAGCCGCTGGGCTTGTGGCTGAACTTCGCCCAGCTCTTTTACTTCCCGTTCCTACTGTTTGTGTTCAGCCGCTATCCGCAGCACTTCATCATGACCTACGGCATCATCACGGGGGCGCATTTCTTCCCATACGCGTGGTTTTACCAAGCTTGGCCCTACGCCTTTATGGCCGGTCTGATTCCAGTGGGCTGCCTGGTGCTGGGGCTGCGCGTGGCCGCACCCGACCTGTACCTGATACCAACATTTGTGGCCGGGGCGCTGCTGGTGCTGGGCGGGCTACTGGTGCTCTCGTACCGGCGCAACCGGCAGGCCTATCTTCTCACCTTGCCGGCCGGCCAGTAG
- a CDS encoding alpha/beta fold hydrolase, whose protein sequence is MNLTACLRPICLALLLAASTTAETAVAATPAVAAAASAATDNPATHPSFTVRVVGKGRPMLLIPGLTCPGAVWDETVARYQRQYQCHIISLAGFGGNAAPASTDKLLQNVRDQLLAYIKTQKLSKPVVVGHSLGGFMGLWLSATQPEAVGPLVIVDSLPFLAAVQNPVQTVEGARPMAEGMRKQMTAGQMTMAAARQMSATMMQDTARITQTARWSAASDPATVAQAMYDLFTTDLRQDIARVQQPVLVLGAWAAYKAYGSTKESTRAIFEQQYARLPQHRIEMSEAGRHFLMYDDTQWFFQQTDAFLQQHYVAKK, encoded by the coding sequence ATGAACCTGACCGCCTGCCTCCGCCCTATCTGCCTCGCCCTGCTGCTGGCCGCTTCCACCACCGCAGAAACGGCCGTTGCCGCAACGCCGGCAGTAGCCGCTGCCGCCAGCGCCGCCACCGACAACCCCGCCACTCACCCCAGCTTCACGGTGCGGGTGGTGGGCAAGGGCCGCCCCATGCTGCTGATTCCGGGCCTCACCTGCCCCGGCGCCGTCTGGGACGAAACCGTGGCCCGCTACCAGCGCCAGTATCAGTGCCACATCATCAGTTTGGCCGGCTTCGGCGGCAACGCGGCCCCGGCCTCCACCGACAAGCTGCTGCAGAACGTGCGCGACCAGCTGCTGGCCTACATCAAAACCCAGAAACTGAGTAAGCCTGTGGTAGTAGGCCACAGCCTGGGCGGCTTTATGGGCCTGTGGCTGAGCGCCACCCAGCCCGAGGCCGTAGGCCCGCTGGTGATTGTGGATTCGCTGCCGTTTCTGGCGGCCGTGCAGAACCCCGTCCAGACTGTGGAAGGCGCCCGGCCCATGGCCGAAGGCATGCGCAAGCAAATGACCGCCGGCCAGATGACGATGGCCGCCGCCCGCCAGATGAGCGCCACCATGATGCAGGACACCGCCCGCATCACGCAAACCGCCCGCTGGAGCGCGGCCTCCGACCCGGCCACCGTGGCCCAGGCCATGTATGACCTCTTCACGACCGACCTACGCCAGGATATTGCCCGGGTGCAGCAGCCGGTGCTGGTGCTGGGCGCCTGGGCCGCCTATAAGGCCTACGGCTCCACCAAGGAAAGCACCCGTGCCATATTTGAGCAGCAGTACGCCCGCCTGCCCCAGCACCGCATCGAAATGTCGGAGGCCGGCCGCCACTTCCTGATGTACGACGACACGCAGTGGTTTTTCCAGCAAACCGACGCGTTCCTACAGCAGCATTACGTGGCGAAAAAGTAA
- a CDS encoding sensor histidine kinase encodes MFSYASAPPPSRLYWRLQLLGWSLYFVFNVLLFSVFGRFSGELVLITTAIVLPVMGLSHVLRYHIRANGWELLPPLPLLGRLLVTNALLSVLSQVIIWALLIWVVRPSPDGRPHGWAQFLGYSLNVNFMLWLWAGFYFGWHFFHRYKQAEVDKWRLTAAVREAEMRTLKAQINPHFLFNGLNNIRALVMEDPTRARTMMTHLSDLLRYSIQLSAAEQVPLGRELEIVEHYLQLEALQLEERLTYTLDVDPAAEAVLIPPMTLQLLVENAIKHGLAPRPEGGRIQLTAQLDGAGQLRVSVRNTGRYQPQPGHDGVGVRNARERLALLFGPAAHLTIHNDPAEPDTVVAHLSLPVRAEALPA; translated from the coding sequence ATGTTCTCCTACGCCTCCGCCCCTCCCCCCAGCCGACTGTACTGGCGCCTGCAGTTGCTGGGCTGGAGCCTGTACTTTGTGTTCAACGTGCTGCTGTTTTCCGTCTTCGGGCGGTTTTCCGGCGAGTTGGTGCTGATTACCACAGCCATTGTGCTACCCGTAATGGGTTTGTCGCACGTGTTGCGCTACCACATCCGGGCCAATGGCTGGGAGCTGCTGCCGCCCCTGCCGCTGTTGGGGCGCCTGCTCGTAACCAATGCGCTGCTGTCGGTGCTGAGCCAGGTTATCATTTGGGCGCTGCTGATCTGGGTGGTGCGGCCCAGCCCCGATGGGCGGCCGCACGGCTGGGCGCAGTTTCTGGGCTACTCGCTCAACGTCAACTTTATGCTGTGGCTGTGGGCGGGCTTCTATTTCGGCTGGCACTTTTTCCACCGCTACAAGCAGGCCGAAGTGGATAAGTGGCGGCTGACGGCGGCCGTGCGGGAAGCGGAAATGCGCACCCTCAAGGCCCAGATCAACCCGCACTTCCTCTTCAACGGCCTCAACAACATCCGGGCTCTGGTGATGGAGGACCCCACCCGCGCCCGCACCATGATGACCCACCTATCCGACCTGCTGCGCTACTCCATCCAGCTCAGCGCGGCCGAGCAGGTGCCGCTGGGCCGCGAGCTGGAGATTGTGGAGCACTACCTGCAGCTGGAAGCCCTGCAGCTGGAAGAACGCCTCACCTACACCCTCGACGTGGATCCGGCAGCCGAAGCAGTGCTCATCCCGCCCATGACGCTGCAGCTACTCGTCGAAAATGCCATCAAGCACGGGCTGGCCCCACGGCCCGAAGGCGGCCGGATTCAGCTCACGGCCCAGCTCGACGGCGCCGGGCAGCTGCGCGTAAGCGTCCGCAACACGGGCCGCTACCAGCCCCAGCCCGGCCACGACGGCGTGGGCGTGCGCAACGCCCGCGAGCGGCTGGCCCTGCTCTTCGGCCCCGCCGCCCACCTCACCATCCACAACGACCCCGCCGAACCCGACACCGTGGTAGCGCACCTCAGCCTGCCAGTGCGAGCCGAGGCGCTGCCGGCGTGA